The Aminiphilus circumscriptus DSM 16581 genome contains a region encoding:
- a CDS encoding protease inhibitor I42 family protein has product MRGTGRMLLLCAMVLGVVLWLCEGAGTAGASQAVLEGRVTDSFRAPVAGVQVHVWDGRATHTAVTNAEGMFSLVGLTTDRDLSVRWVRKGQRDVRLDGVRLRKEGATVLSLSYGETRVGGDVVVRLASNPSTGYGWTVFQSSDPKVAVLSGSLFEPPGDPSNRGRAGASGSALWIFHAVGKGTSTMVFRYARSWEDLPPLRTHVYALTVK; this is encoded by the coding sequence TTGTGCGCAATGGTATTGGGGGTGGTGTTGTGGCTCTGTGAGGGAGCGGGCACGGCCGGGGCGTCTCAGGCAGTGCTTGAGGGGCGTGTGACGGATTCCTTCCGTGCTCCGGTTGCGGGAGTGCAGGTCCATGTATGGGACGGACGGGCGACGCACACGGCCGTTACCAATGCCGAAGGGATGTTTTCCCTGGTGGGATTGACCACGGACCGGGATCTCTCGGTACGCTGGGTGCGCAAGGGGCAGCGGGATGTCCGCCTCGACGGGGTGCGTCTTCGGAAAGAGGGTGCCACGGTTCTGAGTCTTTCCTACGGGGAAACTCGCGTTGGCGGAGACGTGGTGGTGCGTCTCGCCTCGAATCCCTCGACAGGGTACGGGTGGACCGTGTTTCAATCCAGTGATCCAAAGGTGGCGGTTCTCTCGGGGAGCCTTTTCGAACCGCCCGGTGATCCTTCCAATCGGGGACGTGCGGGGGCCTCGGGATCTGCGCTCTGGATTTTTCATGCCGTCGGCAAGGGAACGAGCACGATGGTCTTCCGTTACGCACGTTCCTGGGAGGACCTTCCCCCCCTTCGGACGCACGTCTACGCGCTCACCGTGAAATAG